The following is a genomic window from Schistocerca cancellata isolate TAMUIC-IGC-003103 chromosome 8, iqSchCanc2.1, whole genome shotgun sequence.
TGACCATAACAgcagtaaatgaataaaaaaattcggaTTTCTTCAATGTCTTAGTTGTTTAAACAATTTTAACTGCTCCTTGGTTTTAAATTAAATCATGTGAGTTtcagatatttttaatttaaacccaTTTAGCTGAAATCAAGTTTCAAGGATTGATGATACTGATCAAATCGAAAAATTTTTCTGCTTACTAATTTTCAACTAACACAGAAGTATCATCTCCGAACAGAATGCTGTCAAAGGTTTTCTCTTACTCTACAACTGCTGAAAatatagatttgcctttctttgtcctgttttctaagataagtcattggATTTGTATTGCCTTGCACATTCGTACATTTCTCTGAAACCTAATGTGATTTTTCTCAAGATTGGTTTCTACCACttctccgttcttctgtaaataaaacatgtcagtattttgcaaccatgtcttattacactgatggttcagtaatatacacacctctcagcaactgctttatttggaattattacgttcttcctgaagtctgaggatatttctacTGTCTTACATATCTTGCGTACCAGGTGGGATAATTTTATCACTTATTGCACTCTCAAGAAtcgcaataattctgagggaatgtcgtctactccatgttttgacttagatctttcgaTGTTCTGTCAGTTCCTCTTAAAGTATCATATACTTCATTTCCTCTTCATATGCTTCCTCTTCCCTTTGTATAACACTCTCTTCAAGTTAATCCCTCTTGTACTACCTCTCTGTATATTCCATGcatcttccagctttcccttcttcgaTTAAAGTTTCTCATACTGACAAAATGGAAGAAGTAATTTATATTTAACTCGAAAAAACTTCATATAGACATTATCGCGTTAATTAATATTTACTATTGACTATCGGTTTCGGCAGCTGAAATTGTTCTCTTCtcatcttaaaatacactcctggaaattgaaacaagaacaccgtgaattcattgtcccaggaaggggaaactttattgacacattcctggggtcagatacatcacatgatcacactgacagaaccacaggcacatagacacaggcaacagagcatgcacaatgtcggcactagtacagtgtatatccacctttcgcagcagtgcaggctgctattctcccatggagacgatcgtagagatgctggatgtagtcctgtggaacgacttgccatgccatttccacctggtgcctcagttggaccagcgttcgtgctggacgtgcagaccgcgtgagacgacgcttcatccagtcccaaacatgctcaatgggggacagatccggagatcttgctggccagggtagttgacttacaccttctagagcacgttgggtggcacgggatacatgcggacgtgcattctcctgttggaacagcaagttcccttgccggtctaggaatggtagaacgatgggttcgatgacggtttggatgtaccgtgcactattcagtgtcccctcgacgatcaccagtggtgtacggccagtgtaggagatcgctccccacaccatgatgccgggtgttggccctgtgtgcctcggtcgtatgcagtcctgattgtggcgctcacctgcacggcgccaaacacgcatacgaccatcattggcaccaaggcagaagcgattctcatcgctgaagacgacacgtctccattcgtccctccattcacgcctgtcgcgacaccactggaggcgggctgcacgatgttggggcgtgagcggaagacggcctaacggtgtgcgggaccgtagcccagcttcatggagacggttgcgaatggtcctcgccgataccccaggagcaacagtgtccctaatttgctgggaagtggccgtgcggtcccctacggcactgcgtaggatcctacggtcttggcgtgcatccgtgcgtcgctgcggtccggtcccaggtcgacgggcacgtgcaccttccgccgaccactggcgacaacatcgatgtactgtggagacctcacgccccacgtgttgagcaattcggcggtacgtccacccggcctcccgcatgcccactacacgcccttgctcaaagtccgtcaactgcacatacggttcacgtccacgctgtcgcggcatgctaccagtgttaaagactgcgatggagctccgtatgccacggcaaactggctgacactgacggcggcggtgcacaaatgctgcgcagctagcgccattcgacggccaacaccgcggttcctggtgtgtccgctgtgccgtgcgtgtgatcattgcttgtacagccctctcgcagtgtccggagcaagtatggtgggtctgacacaccggtgtcaatgtgttcttttttccatttccaggagtgtatttttgggtaTAAACTGTGTTCCATTTAGAGTTTATCACTCATGGTACGTCGTCATTATCATGGAACTCTatttaaaacaaaaacttttttggaGATCGGATGATGAGAGTTTCAACAGTCAAGACTGGtcattaataataaatattatttaattcaATCTTGGCTATTAAAAGTTTGTTCGTCCTCTTTGTGTAGTAGTTGATTCCCATCAGGGCTCTTGATATTCCTACTGTGGCTCTTCTTTTCTCCAAATCACCTTATAATCGATATATATATTTCCTCTAtttatacatgcttctacatccttgaccactgtctatctcatttttagaCAAcagtattccctttcgcctgcttcatttttatattttctcttttcgtcagttaaattcaacatcCTATGCATTATGCATGTATTTGTAGTAACCCTTGTCTTTTCGCCTATTTAATCGCCTCCCACTGAACCAGTCAAATATTGCCTGAGACTTTCAATAGTGTTTCGTTCTCTCAGTTTAGCCAgttcccatctctttaatttcctttctttttgcaatttttttaaattttaacttacagttcataaccagtaaataatGGTCCGAGTCCCCTGTAATTGCCTCGTTTAAAatcctttttcaaaattttccattaccattgtgtaataaatctGAAAACTTCCTGTGTCTCCaaatctcttccacatatacatcttgctcacatgaTTATTAATCCTTCTCTTGGCAATTATTACTCGATTTTAATATTTATTcagtttgatttttatttattccaGAAAACTTGCTATGTTATTAGATGTAAGTAcaggacaagtcacagaaaacatTGAAGTTATATACATgattaaatatataaattttatgaTATTAAATTAATCTctttgtaaaattctaccagagagTTGtctcattcctttccaccagtccatattctgctactatttttgcttctcttcctttttctactctctgaataatttctttatctcatcatacattgtttCATCGTTTCtacatctgcaaagctagttggtaTAGAAAGTTGTAGTACTGTGATGGGCGCTGGTTTTGTATCTGTCTTGGCTATGGTAATCCGTTCACTATTCTGAACATAGTAGTTTACCCACACttctgtttcctttttaattatcCGAtccactcctacattacccctattacATCCTGTATTTATAGCTCTGtactcacctgatcagaagtcctggccttcctgccactgcacttcaccAATGTTCACGATGTCTATCTTCAAGTTATCCATTACCCTTTATAAAttctctaacccccccccctcccctttaccCTATTAAGGGATTTAACATCCAATATTCTGtctgtagaatgtcagttttgttctTCCTAATGACGATATCCACCTGAGTATTCCCTATCCAGAGAGTTAAATGGGGAAGCAATTTTACCTCTaactattttacacaagaggatgcaaccatcatttaaccatagagaagAGCTGTATGGCTTCTggaaaaataacagctgtagtttcctccAGTTTTCAGTTAGTCACAGTCCCAGTACTCCCGGTCACAATAACTaacgttacatggccagatcagtcagttatcCAGGCTGTTGCTCTGAATCCACTGGAGAGTGTGCTGTCCCTGTTAAGGAACCACGTTCGTTGGTTTCTCGACATATACTCCTTTATCATGGTCGCACCAACGTTGTATCACTGAGGCACTGAATTCAACGCACCTCAGCAAGTTCCGTGGTTCATAAAAGGGAAAAAtcattatttaatgaaaactgtttaatCGACTTATGTTATTGTTTATGCTCCATGGTGTAGGATTTTTCTCTGTGCGCATACATAGTcagatacataaatatttttttcggATTGAGGTATCTTACCTCGCTTGTAGGAGAACAGTCAAGGGAAAAATCGTCATGGAACTTTTGGAGTGTGTCACAACACATCAAATAAGCACCAAATTCACTAGGATAATGTGAATTAGCATGTCAATGTTAGGAGACTAAGACTCCGTTTCCATATCAACATCGATGTCAAATAATTCTTCCCAGGAAACTTTGACGTTCGGTTGCGCTGACAGCCTGCGTCATCTCAGATGTAGCGCCAAGTGTTTTGAGGTTCCGTCAAGTGAACAATATATCGACCTAAACGTTGATCAGCCGAAACCTCCTAGTGACTCTGCTTCTAGGGTATAACCGAAGAgattaattctctctctctttgATTCACAGCCATGCCAGCAGAGTCTAAGAACTTGTTAAACTTGGATCTACATTATGGTGAAGTGACATCTCTTTGGCGAGAGTTGCTCTGGAAAACTGTAAATATTTACTAAGCATCAGTATGTTTACCGGAGTTAGTAAACGCTAGGATAGGAAGCAACAGATGTAGTGGAATCGTGGCAGCACTGTGTGAAAGTGTCTCTACTGCATCTTTTCGGAGGCAATATTTTCCTCACACCTGCGAGAGATGGGGAAAAGGAAAGAAAGCAGTTCCGACGATGAAGGTGTAATTGACAATACACCAATAAAGAAGCACAAGAAACACAAGCATAAGAGGCATAAGAAACGCAAAACTGCAGAAGATGGTACAGAGTATGAAGATACTGAGCAAGCTAAAGCTGCAGCCTTCAGACTTAAAATTAAGTTTCAGAAAGAAGCAGCTGAAAAGAATGCAACGAATGTGCAAGAAAAATCTAAAGATAAGTCGTCTCCTACGAAACCTGTCGAAAAACAAGGGTCTTCGCCGAAAGCATCAAAAAAGAAGAGAGTCAAAGGAAAGGAAAGTGGAACGTCGAGTGAAGAGGAGAGGTGGTTAGACGCAATAGAATCTGGTAAGCTGGAAGAAGTTGATGACGAACTGAAGAAAATTAAGCCGAAGGATCCCaagttgatgactgcaagacagagGGCTATGTTCGAGCGGAAAACCGATAAAGAATGTGGGCCTGAATCTGAACAGCTGTTGGCGTTGCCTTCTGGATATAAAGAAAAGGTAATGACAGCAGAAGCTATTGAAAAGGCAGCATTAAAATCGAAAAAACGAAAGCAGTTAGCAAACGAGAAGCGCGAGAAAGATAAGAAAAAGACAATGGAACGATTATTGAAGAAACAGGAATCAAAATCGGGAAAAGCAACTATCAAGCACAGAACAGAACGTCAGCAAGGGCCATGTGAGACCTATTATAATGGAACGTTGGGTGTAGTACTAGCAATGCCGCCTGGTGCAGACTTTCCTATCAAACCTCAGAAAGCTCCAGCAGTGCCTGTTATGAAGTACTGCGGCGTTTCAGGTTGTAAAAATATCAAGAAATATTCTTGTTCAAAAACAAAAGTACCACTTTGTAGTTTAGAGTGTTATAAGCGTAACTTGGAgctatggatgtcatgaacatgccCTACATTTAAGGAACTGGTACATTTGTgaattgttaattattcagaaatTGCCCAAAGAGACTTGAGAATTGTACAGGGTGCAAggtgtcatttatttatatttaaatgaaggtgtaaaatagttttttatcCACATTTTTTAATACAGAACGTCGTAACATAGGTGCCCTACATATTGTTCTTAATCTGACTGTAATTACACACATACACAGGTATCTATTTCCAGACCACTAGTGGGAAACAGCACAGTGCTAAATTCGATTGTGATAAGAATGGAATTTAGCACTATGCTCGTAACATACTTCGTGTCTTGCAAGCAGTTTTATATCCTTGATTGGGCCTTATGCAAAGACAGATGAAGGTGATGTTCAACTCCTCATCTGAAAGTTATGCAGCTGGTAGAGCATTAAAGCGCTGTGGGAACATTCCATGCTTTTGGGTGTGTGACAGGTTTCCGGCAATGTAATAAGATTAATACATCgcatatcatttttattattttctataaCATAGTGAACAGTTTTCCCACCACAGAATTCACAGACAAATGTGAGTTTGTGATGGTTCCCCCACCTGAAATGTTGGTTGCCGTGACAGACTGATTTGTTGTGTAGTGCGAGATCTAGGTTTGGTTGTAAGCTGCTAAGTATTTCAGAGTTGTTTTGTTACAACTGATGAGCCACACTTTGCCAGTTTCTGATGACTTCAGTTGCCTGTTAAACTGAATAGGTAATTGCACTAAGTTTGTAATATACTAGAAACTTTTTACAacatgtagaaataaaacagaaataacatttttcaatatgaatgacatttataacattttaataaTCTGACTGCTATAATCAGTATTTCTTGTGGGTGTGTGAAGCATGCAAAAAATGAGTAACATCATGTCTTTAAATTTTCATGCAGCAACTGAAATGTTACTGTGTCCGAAATAGTGTTTGTTCACATTACAAGTGCTGATACTCTAAAATTTTGAATTTCTGATTCTTGATTAATTGTTGAAACAAACCATGCATTTTCTTCTTAATGTGGCCTTCTTCACCATCGCAGCTGTTCCTGTATTAGAATCTAGAAGTTTTTAATATGCCTTCAACTTTCTACTGAATAATAGGAAGCACTTCTTCTGAAATACAATGATATTGTTAGTTTTGTTACAATACTGCAACACTTCATAAAATGTTCATGTTCATACCTGTGGTATGATCTTAAATCCATTCTATATGACATTAATGATAGTTTCTTAGATCTGGCAACGAACGAGTAGTAGCATCAACATCAGCACCATTGTCAAGACACCTGATTTATTGGGTGGTGCACCCAACTTCTCAGATCTGGGATGTCATAGCACAGAATAACCTCCAGCCAACAGGTACTGCAGTGTGTGACAAAATTGCCATTGTTGTCCCGCCTTGAAGACGGTGGAATCCCTGCGTATCAGTGTacatacacaaacaatgaaaaacTTCAAAACCCCATAATTAGCTAATAAGAATACTATCACTGTGGCGATCATCATTTGTTGGCTAAGTAGACATTTGATAACTTACACCACAGAACATGAATGCCGCTTTTAATGTAGACATTTTGAAATCTGTTTTATGGAAGGAGAAATTACAACAAATACTCATAACACTTCATAAATGATACATAATATGTTCGTTGCCCGTTCAGGAAGAAAGCAATAGTGTTCTTATCTTGGTTGCGGTAGCTTGCTGACCACACATTGTAAGGCACGTCACCTGAATTTCACCCTTTCAACATTACCTTGatatacatataaattacaataaatattttccTGTTTTCCACTTTGAACATTGCAATCTATTTATGTCGTTTATCATCACTTTCAGTATATGGAGATATTTTTGTAAAGTGAGAGTTGGTAGCCATAGTACATATGATTGTATTTTAGCACTCTTAGTTTTGCTGGCTGAATTTGGCTCCAAAGCCACAGCTTTTTCTATTTCAGGCTGACAAGTATGGTCATTCAATAGATTGGAATCTGTTTTGTTTGGAGCCCTCTAATTGCTTCTACAGTCTCTTATCTTTTCGAACAGATCTCACGTGATTCTGAGACTGCTTCAGTTGGTACAAACAGGATTGTTAGTATTGAATATTTTCCCTTGCATGTTGGAGTTAATAAGTATGTTATAATTGCATTGTGTAAACATAAAATTTAGTATGCAAATATAGTGATTTGAAGTATTTTACACATCTTGTACACTTAAGCTCCATTTGCCATTTGAAGAGATTATTGTGTGCTATTCCCGATTCAATTTATAATATTCATTTGAATTTATCTTGGTAACTGATGCCTGGTTTTATCGGTACACTTCAGTTAAAATCATATTTCTATAAATATTAATTGCTCAAAGAAATCAAATAGGTTGCTTATTTAATTTCATAGATgtcacattttttattactttaaaCTGATGTGTAAAGAATTTGAAGCGAATAGGTATATacaaataaaatcagatgtattccTTCCCTGTCAAGAACAGTTTTTACCCTACTTCTAGaatagtaattttatttatttataacccaTTACAAAATTTTCCATACAGTTGCGACAAACGAGTAATAGATTTATAACTAGATTTAGGGCCTATCCACAGAACTGCTCACTTTTAACAAAGTTATTTTCACAATAACAATCCTAATTTTTCAGAGAAATTCTCTCCAAAAGAACAATCCAGCATTTAGTTGGAGCAAGGAGTAATTATTGCCTACATTTGATGATAAAAGTTTCCTAATGTTGCGAGAATTTCACATCAGTAACTTCCATGTCAGACAAACTTGGTCCTCTCACTGCATTtctaaaatgatttttatttcattaaatacaaGAATACACTTTTCCCTAAAGCTTTACGTTTATCAGCTATGACATTAAGTTCTCTCTAAGTGGCCAGTGACAGGGCTTAGTCTTTTGCgttaaaacaaaaattgtacataCATGTTCTTTCCTATAAGCAAAGCGTCTTGTATCATAGTTTTTTAAATGCTATACAAGTATGCAGTCTGATGAAGGCTGAACAGACTTATTAGTTTGTGTACTTAGTATGTTTAAGTAAAGTAGATTGATACGTAGAGATGGATTTGACCCTACCATCATTTCATCTGATTTGAGCCAAACATGAAGATAATGACATGTATCCAAggtagtacactatttgttaactATTTCTTGAACCTTAATAGCGCGAGGAGTGGAAGAAATTAGACCTGTCCCTGCTGTGAGTAGAGGGTCAGTGTGGAGGGAGCAAGCTCCACTTGCTTCATTCAGTTCAGTGACTATTATCTGTGTGCTTGTGATATGGTAACTTTCCCTTTCTGAAAAGTAATCAAAGATTTCACCTGCCATGCACCAGAAAATATTCCTCCACTCATTTAACCACAAGAACATAGTGACTGCAAAGGCTATAAAGTTGTTATTGAACATAGTATTGTGTGATTCCTAAGGTTGGCAGAGACTAGAAACGAAAACAGACTTATCTGCATTAGTGGAATTATTTAACGCAGCTTACTGTCGTCATATTGTTAAATGCCGCATAAAACAATGACCTGTTACATTATCTGCTAGATTATTTCATAGTATGAATCATGTGCTATCACAAATGTTGTATTATCATTGCAATTACATGTTGCACGTATTAATAAAGACAGTGTACATATTGCAGGGTAGTTTATAGTGATAAGAATTAATTTTAAGTTAACAAGCATTGTCAGCATTGTAATCACAGTTTCAACATATATTGATCTCC
Proteins encoded in this region:
- the LOC126095320 gene encoding INO80 complex subunit B produces the protein MGKRKESSSDDEGVIDNTPIKKHKKHKHKRHKKRKTAEDGTEYEDTEQAKAAAFRLKIKFQKEAAEKNATNVQEKSKDKSSPTKPVEKQGSSPKASKKKRVKGKESGTSSEEERWLDAIESGKLEEVDDELKKIKPKDPKLMTARQRAMFERKTDKECGPESEQLLALPSGYKEKVMTAEAIEKAALKSKKRKQLANEKREKDKKKTMERLLKKQESKSGKATIKHRTERQQGPCETYYNGTLGVVLAMPPGADFPIKPQKAPAVPVMKYCGVSGCKNIKKYSCSKTKVPLCSLECYKRNLELWMS